A window of Flavobacterium flavigenum contains these coding sequences:
- the istB gene encoding IS21-like element helper ATPase IstB — translation MNESTVTKMKQMKLYGMFNAFKTAIESGKTDHYTLDQFVSMIIDAEWDERYNRRIERSITNAKFHYKSNIESINFDVSRNLDRNMVLRLAECEFIEKNENILITGSTGVGKSYLGTALGYQACIQGFKVSYFNTSKLFARLKMAKADGTYLRELTKIQRQDVIILDDFGLQALDSHNRITLLEIIEDRHNNGSIIVTSQIPVQGWYDIIGEKTIADAILDRLIHQSHRLELHGESMRKKRGINKE, via the coding sequence ATGAATGAATCCACAGTAACCAAAATGAAACAAATGAAGCTTTATGGCATGTTTAATGCTTTTAAAACAGCCATTGAAAGCGGGAAAACAGATCATTATACCCTTGACCAGTTTGTATCGATGATTATTGATGCAGAATGGGATGAAAGGTACAATCGTCGTATTGAACGAAGTATCACTAATGCCAAATTCCATTACAAATCAAATATTGAAAGTATCAATTTTGATGTATCACGTAACCTGGACCGAAACATGGTACTGCGTCTGGCAGAATGCGAATTTATAGAGAAAAACGAAAACATTTTAATCACTGGAAGCACCGGTGTCGGTAAAAGTTATTTAGGTACTGCATTAGGTTATCAAGCCTGTATACAGGGTTTTAAGGTAAGTTATTTTAATACCTCAAAATTGTTCGCTAGACTAAAAATGGCTAAAGCAGATGGTACTTATCTACGGGAACTTACCAAAATACAAAGACAGGATGTTATAATACTTGATGATTTTGGACTCCAGGCACTTGACAGCCATAACCGAATTACTCTTTTAGAGATCATAGAGGACAGGCATAATAACGGCTCTATAATCGTGACATCACAAATACCAGTTCAAGGCTGGTATGATATAATTGGAGAAAAAACGATAGCCGATGCAATATTAGACAGACTTATACACCAATCTCATAGGCTTGAATTACATGGAGAATCCATGAGAAAGAAAAGAGGAATAAACAAAGAGTGA
- a CDS encoding heme NO-binding domain-containing protein codes for MYGIIYKAFEQYVIDTFDVETWNNTISKSLVSMNTKTIDQPYNDAITFEIAKQLSKRTNLTIDKILFQLGEYVVKITREKYLLIMQSRDSDFKDYLLNLPSFHNRMLLIYPRLTPPEFKVTVVNDTILMLHYYTSTPGMKEYIQGYLNGLVKVFENSVLIEHVVSRELNKFEDVFKISW; via the coding sequence ATGTACGGTATAATTTATAAGGCTTTTGAGCAATACGTCATAGATACTTTTGATGTAGAAACATGGAATAATACTATTTCTAAAAGTTTAGTCTCTATGAATACTAAAACCATAGATCAGCCTTATAATGATGCTATTACTTTTGAAATAGCAAAACAATTATCAAAAAGGACTAATTTAACTATCGATAAAATCCTTTTTCAATTAGGCGAGTACGTAGTAAAGATAACTCGTGAGAAATATCTGTTAATTATGCAGTCTAGGGACAGTGATTTTAAAGATTATTTACTAAATTTACCTAGCTTTCATAACCGGATGTTGTTGATATACCCAAGACTAACTCCTCCTGAATTTAAAGTAACTGTTGTAAATGATACTATTTTAATGTTGCATTATTACACAAGTACGCCCGGAATGAAAGAGTATATACAAGGGTATCTTAACGGACTAGTAAAAGTATTTGAAAACAGTGTATTAATTGAGCATGTTGTATCCAGGGAGTTAAACAAATTTGAGGATGTGTTTAAAATAAGCTGGTAA
- a CDS encoding response regulator — MSKSLNILLIEDDAIEIMKFNRVLANLEQVHKIIEANNGEEALTILKDKVIIPDIIVLDLNMPKINGIEFLGILKADDVLKYIPAIVLTTSNNHKDVLEFYRIGIAGYMLKPLKYEEYVDKIKKMIEYWSINELISQ, encoded by the coding sequence ATGTCAAAATCATTAAATATATTATTAATAGAAGACGATGCTATTGAAATTATGAAATTTAATAGAGTTTTAGCAAACTTGGAGCAGGTTCATAAGATAATAGAAGCGAATAACGGCGAAGAAGCGCTTACGATACTGAAAGACAAAGTAATTATTCCGGATATAATTGTATTGGATCTCAATATGCCCAAAATAAACGGTATTGAATTTTTAGGTATTCTCAAAGCGGATGATGTTTTAAAATACATACCTGCTATTGTATTGACTACTTCTAATAATCATAAAGATGTTCTGGAGTTTTACAGAATAGGTATAGCCGGATACATGCTTAAACCACTGAAATATGAGGAATATGTTGATAAAATAAAAAAAATGATTGAATACTGGAGTATAAATGAGTTAATTTCTCAATAA
- a CDS encoding response regulator transcription factor, translating into MKNSNLKILIAEDDVLLTKILKYILEKEGYQVKCCSNGLNAIKKISEFLPDLIITDIILPLRSGLEIISYSKENFEHIPMIVLSCLGQEEATVLKAFNLGVDDFVSKPFKPNLLLLRLERLISKSKQVMIA; encoded by the coding sequence ATGAAAAATTCAAATTTAAAAATATTAATAGCGGAAGACGACGTATTATTAACAAAAATCCTGAAATATATTTTAGAAAAAGAAGGATATCAGGTAAAATGCTGCTCAAATGGTCTAAATGCCATAAAGAAAATTTCGGAATTTTTACCAGACTTGATAATTACAGATATCATTCTGCCCTTACGTTCAGGATTAGAAATTATTTCGTATTCAAAAGAAAATTTTGAACATATACCAATGATTGTACTTTCTTGTTTAGGTCAAGAAGAAGCAACCGTTTTAAAAGCTTTTAACTTAGGAGTAGATGATTTTGTATCTAAGCCATTTAAGCCAAATTTATTATTACTACGATTAGAACGTTTAATTTCCAAATCAAAACAAGTAATGATTGCATAG
- a CDS encoding sensor histidine kinase → MHKPEIPVNENLRSKSLKEYNILDTLEEEEYDALTKIAAQICGTPIALVSLIDDNRQWFKSHYGLDATQTPRDFSFCAHAINSPNELFIIPDATKDERFFDNPLTTNDPNVIFYAGAPLNTKDGYALGTLCVIDTKPREDLTEGQKEALRALGNQVISQLEIRKKNRFLEELNNEISRKNTQLSQFAHRLTHDLKVPISGINSLITFIKEDYKTLITNTELEEWIDLIYSRNEYMDFLINGILEYTKVTNDEIYFEDFNVKDVVQYILSNGILHTPTHINYINCDVIIKHSKIGFVQIIQNLLSNTIKHTDKKECCVWLTFTENESNYSFRFEDNGPGIPQEYWEKVFELFETVNSKFTKNSGIGLATVRAILDRTEGSIFLQKRENNQEGVCFCFVLPKQRKI, encoded by the coding sequence ATGCATAAACCTGAAATCCCTGTCAATGAAAATCTCCGTTCAAAATCCTTAAAGGAGTATAATATACTTGATACACTCGAAGAAGAAGAGTATGATGCCCTGACGAAAATAGCAGCTCAAATTTGTGGCACTCCCATCGCATTAGTAAGTTTAATAGATGACAACCGACAATGGTTTAAATCACACTATGGCTTAGATGCAACTCAAACACCAAGGGATTTTTCTTTTTGTGCACATGCCATAAATTCACCAAATGAATTATTTATTATTCCGGATGCCACTAAAGACGAAAGGTTTTTTGATAATCCATTAACAACTAATGATCCTAATGTAATATTTTATGCTGGAGCCCCTTTAAATACGAAGGACGGTTATGCCTTAGGAACCCTTTGTGTCATTGATACAAAACCTAGAGAAGATCTTACAGAAGGCCAAAAAGAAGCCTTAAGAGCACTGGGAAATCAAGTAATATCACAACTTGAAATTCGAAAAAAGAATAGATTTCTAGAAGAGTTAAACAATGAAATCAGTAGAAAAAACACTCAGTTAAGTCAATTTGCCCATCGTCTTACGCATGATTTAAAAGTTCCGATTAGTGGGATAAACTCACTAATAACTTTTATAAAAGAAGATTACAAAACGCTCATTACAAATACTGAACTTGAAGAATGGATTGATTTGATCTATTCCAGAAATGAATATATGGACTTTTTAATTAATGGAATTTTAGAATATACTAAAGTTACTAATGATGAAATTTATTTTGAAGATTTTAATGTAAAAGATGTAGTTCAATATATACTGAGCAACGGTATCCTACATACACCAACTCATATTAATTACATTAATTGTGATGTCATTATAAAACATTCTAAAATAGGTTTTGTGCAAATTATTCAAAATCTCCTATCTAATACAATAAAACATACGGATAAAAAAGAATGCTGTGTTTGGCTGACATTCACAGAAAACGAATCCAACTATTCTTTTAGATTTGAAGACAATGGACCTGGTATACCACAAGAATATTGGGAAAAGGTTTTTGAATTGTTTGAAACTGTAAATTCAAAATTTACTAAGAATTCAGGTATTGGTTTAGCAACAGTCAGAGCAATATTAGACAGGACAGAGGGCAGTATTTTTTTACAAAAAAGAGAAAATAATCAAGAAGGCGTTTGTTTTTGTTTTGTTTTGCCAAAACAACGTAAGATTTAA
- a CDS encoding adenylyltransferase/cytidyltransferase family protein — protein sequence MKPAKKKIGITFSSFDLLHAGHVRMLEEAKMHCDYLIVGLQTDPTIDRPEKNKPTQTVVERYIQLKACKFVDEIIPYTTEMDLEDILQSLPIDVRILGDEYRNVNFTGRKYCENMEIQLVFNKRNHRFSSSGLRKEVYLCESIKLQ from the coding sequence ATGAAGCCAGCAAAGAAAAAAATAGGAATTACATTTAGTTCATTCGACTTATTGCATGCAGGGCATGTTCGTATGCTTGAAGAAGCAAAAATGCATTGTGATTACTTGATTGTTGGATTACAGACTGATCCCACGATAGACCGACCAGAAAAAAACAAACCTACTCAGACAGTTGTAGAACGTTATATTCAATTAAAGGCTTGCAAATTTGTTGACGAAATAATCCCATATACAACTGAAATGGACCTCGAAGATATTCTCCAGTCACTACCAATTGATGTTCGGATTTTGGGAGACGAATATCGAAACGTGAATTTTACAGGCCGAAAGTATTGTGAAAATATGGAAATTCAGTTGGTTTTTAACAAGCGCAATCATCGATTTTCAAGTAGTGGGCTTAGAAAAGAAGTCTACCTGTGTGAATCTATAAAATTGCAGTAA
- a CDS encoding Hpt domain-containing protein has translation MNNLSGNDMAFKQLIIITLKKELPLEIKEYQNKIQNNNFTATAEIIHKIKHKIIILGMEKSYYLAEEFEINLKKTQAFKNEIKVGFDEVLNKMQDFVNSL, from the coding sequence GTGAATAATCTGTCTGGGAATGATATGGCTTTTAAGCAATTAATCATTATTACCCTAAAAAAAGAACTACCGCTCGAAATAAAAGAATACCAAAATAAAATTCAGAATAATAATTTTACAGCTACAGCAGAAATTATTCATAAGATAAAACATAAAATCATTATTCTTGGAATGGAAAAAAGTTATTATCTTGCTGAAGAGTTCGAAATTAACTTAAAAAAAACACAAGCTTTCAAAAACGAAATAAAAGTAGGTTTTGATGAAGTACTTAATAAAATGCAAGATTTTGTTAATTCACTATAA
- a CDS encoding LytR/AlgR family response regulator transcription factor codes for MNCILIDDEALARAIIGQMIANHPALNFLEEFQNAMEALKFLNQSTIPVDIIFLDIHMPGFTGFDFIQTIKNPPLVILITSDRNFAIEAFEYKCIVDYLVKPITEERFLKAINKIEEKMLKLPPSPQNSDPYFIQPSDTETDFYINIDRRLIKINIASINLIEAKGDYILIKTEGKNYTVHSTLKKIEDKLPVSSFLKVHRTYIINVKKIIDIEDNSVLIAKDVVPVSRSNRPELMKRLNML; via the coding sequence ATGAATTGTATTTTAATAGATGATGAAGCGTTGGCTAGGGCAATTATTGGTCAGATGATTGCAAACCATCCTGCTTTAAATTTTTTAGAGGAATTTCAAAATGCAATGGAAGCTTTAAAGTTTCTTAATCAAAGTACTATTCCGGTAGATATTATTTTTTTAGATATACATATGCCCGGCTTTACAGGCTTTGATTTTATTCAAACCATTAAAAATCCTCCTTTAGTTATTCTAATAACATCTGATAGAAATTTTGCTATAGAAGCTTTTGAATATAAATGTATTGTAGATTATTTGGTAAAACCAATTACCGAGGAGCGCTTTTTAAAAGCAATAAATAAAATCGAAGAAAAAATGCTTAAATTGCCTCCATCACCTCAAAATTCTGATCCGTATTTTATACAACCTTCTGATACTGAAACTGATTTTTATATAAACATCGACAGAAGACTTATAAAAATAAACATTGCATCTATTAACTTAATTGAGGCTAAAGGAGATTATATCCTGATAAAAACTGAAGGTAAAAATTATACTGTACATTCTACTTTAAAAAAAATAGAAGATAAACTTCCTGTATCTTCTTTTTTAAAAGTACACCGAACTTATATAATTAATGTAAAAAAGATAATCGATATCGAAGATAATAGTGTTCTAATTGCAAAAGATGTAGTTCCGGTGAGCAGATCAAATAGACCAGAACTCATGAAGAGACTTAATATGCTATAA